One Alligator mississippiensis isolate rAllMis1 chromosome 1, rAllMis1, whole genome shotgun sequence genomic window carries:
- the PREPL gene encoding prolyl endopeptidase-like isoform X2 yields the protein MLRPLLRALHVQLRSPARPCRINCAGLRGQDLLKSEQENWKVMSARYKDMAEKIKQKLEVFYDKYTFNQDRPMIRFGNFVYFEENGCILRSVADGDKGSAEVLLSTEDLCFHDAFIQRLRISPDERYMATSIKSSNSEESTCIIMKLDKLPVIERIIPNVFSFEWATNNVLFYTSQENLVCHNVFLTTLTNTKHTELVYTEQDPRFFVDICCTKDRRFLTINSNSKTTSEVWLVDCSHPFKSPVLVQQRTKGVIYHIEHRNDELYILTTYGQPAEYKLMKTPLGSCGMENWQSVYTLKEKTKLIDMEMFKDQCVMFLKYYNHLYLNVISLGSHSVQSVELPAWACAFELEPHPEYNTSTCYFQLASPVQPPKRFAYSLVENHLIEQVEQEVPITLNCHTVHLTAKSKDETLVPITVFHNTDSKELHRKPLLVHVYGAYGIDLNMSFKAENLMLIDNGWILAYCHVRGGGELGLGWHRDGCKHNKLNGFYDLKACMMLLHEVGFSQPKYTALTGASAGGVLAGALCNADPELFGAMVLQAPFLDVLNTMLDIHLPLTVEEQEEWGDPLTDDKYMEYIKSYCPYHNIKPQHYPSVLITAYENDERIPLTGVLRYIHKLRKAVMDHASSKYKQEIASMIVSRDITGPSPCIPPQPREDVTIAGTGSPAPNIILNVQTGGSHCAPSWEDLLNEQMLKK from the exons ATGTTGCGACCCCTGCTCCGCGCGCTGCACGTGCAGCtgcgctcgcccgcccgcccctGCCGCATCAACTGCGCGGGGCTCCGCGGCCAG GATCTTCTAAAATCAGAGCAGGAAAACTGGAAAGTAATGTCAGCAAGATATAAGGATATGGCAGAAAAAATCAAACAGAAATTAGAAGTATTCTATGACAAGTATACATTCAATCAAGACCGCCCAATG ATTAGATTTGGGAATTTTGTTTACTTTGAAGAAAATGGCTGCATATTGCGTTCAGTAGCTGATGGAG ACAAAGGAAGTGCTGAAGTTTTACTTAGTACTGAAGATCTTTGTTTTCATGATGCCTTCATTCAACGCCTCAGAATTTCTCCTGATGAAAGGTATATGGCTACCAGCATTAAAAGCTCAAATTCTGAAGAGTCAACCTGTATTATTATGAAACTTGATAAGTTACCCGTGATAGAAAGAATTATCCCAAATGTGTTTAGCTTTG aatgGGCTACAAATAATGTTCTGTTTTACACCAGTCAAGAAAACCTCGTATGCCATAATGTGTTTCTGACCACTTTGACTAATACAAAACATACTGAGCTAGTTTACACAGAACAAGATCCAAG ATTTTTTGTGGATATATGTTGCACAAAGGATAGGCGTTTTCTCACTATCAACAGTAACAGCAAGACTACCTCTGAAGTTTGGTTGGTTGATTGTAGCCATCCTTTTAAATCACCTGTTCTTGTACAACAGCGAACAAAAGGGGTTATTTACCATATTGAGCACAGAAATGATGAATTATATATTCTTACTACATATGGACAACCTGCAGAATACAAG CTGATGAAGACACCACTTGGTTCCTGTGGCATGGAAAACTGGCAGTCTGTTTACACACTGAAAGAAAAGACTAAGCTAATAGACATGGAGATGTTCAAAGATCAGTGTGTGATGTTTCTGAAATACTACAATCATCTTTATTTAAATGTGATTTCTCTTGGTTCTCACTCTGTTCAGTCTGTTGAG CTACCTGCCTGGGCCTGTGCATTTGAATTGGAACCCCATCCTGAGTACAACACCAGCACTTGCTATTTTCAGCTTGCCTCCCCTGTTCAGCCCCCTAAACGTTTTGCATATTCATTGGTGGAAAACCATCTCATTGAGCAAGTTGAGCAAGAGGTACCAATTACACTGAATTGTCACACTGTACATTTAACAGCTAAAAGCAAG GATGAAACTTTGGTGCCAATTACAGTTTTTCATAATACAGATTCTAAAGAGCTACACAGGAAACCACTTCTAGTTCATGTATATGGAGCTTATGGCATAGATTTGAACATGAGCTTTAAAGCTGAGAATTTGATGTTAATTGACAATGGTTGGATATTAGCATATTGCCATGTTAG GGGTGGAGGAGAGTTAGGCCTTGGCTGGCACAGAGATGGATGTAAGCATAATAAACTCAATGGTTTCTATGACCTAAAGGCTTGCATGATGCTGCTGCATGAAGTAGGATTTTCTCAGCCAAAGTATACAGCTCTAACAggtgccagtgcaggaggagttCTTGCTGGAGCCCTTTGCAATGCTGACCCAGAACTCTTCGGAGCCATGGTCTTACAG gccccTTTCTTGGATGTTTTAAATACAATGTTGGATATTCATCTCCCACTGACAGTTGAAGAACAGGAAGAATGGGGAGACCCTTTAACAGACGATAAATACATGGAGTATATTAAGAGTTACTGTCCATATCATAATATTAAGCCACAG CATTATCCTTCAGTCTTAATCACAGCTTATGAAAATGATGAACGAATACCACTGACAGGAGTATTAAGATATATTCATAAACTCAGAAAAGCTGTAATGGATCATGCTAGCAGTAAATATAAGCAAG AAATTGCAAGTATGATAGTTTCCAGAGACATAACTGGTCCTTCCCCATGCATCCCACCCCAACC
- the PREPL gene encoding prolyl endopeptidase-like isoform X1, whose protein sequence is MLRPLLRALHVQLRSPARPCRINCAGLRGQDLLKSEQENWKVMSARYKDMAEKIKQKLEVFYDKYTFNQDRPMIRFGNFVYFEENGCILRSVADGDKGSAEVLLSTEDLCFHDAFIQRLRISPDERYMATSIKSSNSEESTCIIMKLDKLPVIERIIPNVFSFEWATNNVLFYTSQENLVCHNVFLTTLTNTKHTELVYTEQDPRFFVDICCTKDRRFLTINSNSKTTSEVWLVDCSHPFKSPVLVQQRTKGVIYHIEHRNDELYILTTYGQPAEYKLMKTPLGSCGMENWQSVYTLKEKTKLIDMEMFKDQCVMFLKYYNHLYLNVISLGSHSVQSVELPAWACAFELEPHPEYNTSTCYFQLASPVQPPKRFAYSLVENHLIEQVEQEVPITLNCHTVHLTAKSKDETLVPITVFHNTDSKELHRKPLLVHVYGAYGIDLNMSFKAENLMLIDNGWILAYCHVRGGGELGLGWHRDGCKHNKLNGFYDLKACMMLLHEVGFSQPKYTALTGASAGGVLAGALCNADPELFGAMVLQAPFLDVLNTMLDIHLPLTVEEQEEWGDPLTDDKYMEYIKSYCPYHNIKPQHYPSVLITAYENDERIPLTGVLRYIHKLRKAVMDHASSKYKQEIASMIVSRDITGPSPCIPPQPREDVTIAGTGSPAPNIILNVQTGGSHCAPSWEDLLNEVAGHLAFLHRELKLEGK, encoded by the exons ATGTTGCGACCCCTGCTCCGCGCGCTGCACGTGCAGCtgcgctcgcccgcccgcccctGCCGCATCAACTGCGCGGGGCTCCGCGGCCAG GATCTTCTAAAATCAGAGCAGGAAAACTGGAAAGTAATGTCAGCAAGATATAAGGATATGGCAGAAAAAATCAAACAGAAATTAGAAGTATTCTATGACAAGTATACATTCAATCAAGACCGCCCAATG ATTAGATTTGGGAATTTTGTTTACTTTGAAGAAAATGGCTGCATATTGCGTTCAGTAGCTGATGGAG ACAAAGGAAGTGCTGAAGTTTTACTTAGTACTGAAGATCTTTGTTTTCATGATGCCTTCATTCAACGCCTCAGAATTTCTCCTGATGAAAGGTATATGGCTACCAGCATTAAAAGCTCAAATTCTGAAGAGTCAACCTGTATTATTATGAAACTTGATAAGTTACCCGTGATAGAAAGAATTATCCCAAATGTGTTTAGCTTTG aatgGGCTACAAATAATGTTCTGTTTTACACCAGTCAAGAAAACCTCGTATGCCATAATGTGTTTCTGACCACTTTGACTAATACAAAACATACTGAGCTAGTTTACACAGAACAAGATCCAAG ATTTTTTGTGGATATATGTTGCACAAAGGATAGGCGTTTTCTCACTATCAACAGTAACAGCAAGACTACCTCTGAAGTTTGGTTGGTTGATTGTAGCCATCCTTTTAAATCACCTGTTCTTGTACAACAGCGAACAAAAGGGGTTATTTACCATATTGAGCACAGAAATGATGAATTATATATTCTTACTACATATGGACAACCTGCAGAATACAAG CTGATGAAGACACCACTTGGTTCCTGTGGCATGGAAAACTGGCAGTCTGTTTACACACTGAAAGAAAAGACTAAGCTAATAGACATGGAGATGTTCAAAGATCAGTGTGTGATGTTTCTGAAATACTACAATCATCTTTATTTAAATGTGATTTCTCTTGGTTCTCACTCTGTTCAGTCTGTTGAG CTACCTGCCTGGGCCTGTGCATTTGAATTGGAACCCCATCCTGAGTACAACACCAGCACTTGCTATTTTCAGCTTGCCTCCCCTGTTCAGCCCCCTAAACGTTTTGCATATTCATTGGTGGAAAACCATCTCATTGAGCAAGTTGAGCAAGAGGTACCAATTACACTGAATTGTCACACTGTACATTTAACAGCTAAAAGCAAG GATGAAACTTTGGTGCCAATTACAGTTTTTCATAATACAGATTCTAAAGAGCTACACAGGAAACCACTTCTAGTTCATGTATATGGAGCTTATGGCATAGATTTGAACATGAGCTTTAAAGCTGAGAATTTGATGTTAATTGACAATGGTTGGATATTAGCATATTGCCATGTTAG GGGTGGAGGAGAGTTAGGCCTTGGCTGGCACAGAGATGGATGTAAGCATAATAAACTCAATGGTTTCTATGACCTAAAGGCTTGCATGATGCTGCTGCATGAAGTAGGATTTTCTCAGCCAAAGTATACAGCTCTAACAggtgccagtgcaggaggagttCTTGCTGGAGCCCTTTGCAATGCTGACCCAGAACTCTTCGGAGCCATGGTCTTACAG gccccTTTCTTGGATGTTTTAAATACAATGTTGGATATTCATCTCCCACTGACAGTTGAAGAACAGGAAGAATGGGGAGACCCTTTAACAGACGATAAATACATGGAGTATATTAAGAGTTACTGTCCATATCATAATATTAAGCCACAG CATTATCCTTCAGTCTTAATCACAGCTTATGAAAATGATGAACGAATACCACTGACAGGAGTATTAAGATATATTCATAAACTCAGAAAAGCTGTAATGGATCATGCTAGCAGTAAATATAAGCAAG AAATTGCAAGTATGATAGTTTCCAGAGACATAACTGGTCCTTCCCCATGCATCCCACCCCAACC
- the PREPL gene encoding prolyl endopeptidase-like isoform X3 — translation MPSPQDLLKSEQENWKVMSARYKDMAEKIKQKLEVFYDKYTFNQDRPMIRFGNFVYFEENGCILRSVADGDKGSAEVLLSTEDLCFHDAFIQRLRISPDERYMATSIKSSNSEESTCIIMKLDKLPVIERIIPNVFSFEWATNNVLFYTSQENLVCHNVFLTTLTNTKHTELVYTEQDPRFFVDICCTKDRRFLTINSNSKTTSEVWLVDCSHPFKSPVLVQQRTKGVIYHIEHRNDELYILTTYGQPAEYKLMKTPLGSCGMENWQSVYTLKEKTKLIDMEMFKDQCVMFLKYYNHLYLNVISLGSHSVQSVELPAWACAFELEPHPEYNTSTCYFQLASPVQPPKRFAYSLVENHLIEQVEQEVPITLNCHTVHLTAKSKDETLVPITVFHNTDSKELHRKPLLVHVYGAYGIDLNMSFKAENLMLIDNGWILAYCHVRGGGELGLGWHRDGCKHNKLNGFYDLKACMMLLHEVGFSQPKYTALTGASAGGVLAGALCNADPELFGAMVLQAPFLDVLNTMLDIHLPLTVEEQEEWGDPLTDDKYMEYIKSYCPYHNIKPQHYPSVLITAYENDERIPLTGVLRYIHKLRKAVMDHASSKYKQEIASMIVSRDITGPSPCIPPQPREDVTIAGTGSPAPNIILNVQTGGSHCAPSWEDLLNEVAGHLAFLHRELKLEGK, via the exons ATGCCGAGTCCGCAG GATCTTCTAAAATCAGAGCAGGAAAACTGGAAAGTAATGTCAGCAAGATATAAGGATATGGCAGAAAAAATCAAACAGAAATTAGAAGTATTCTATGACAAGTATACATTCAATCAAGACCGCCCAATG ATTAGATTTGGGAATTTTGTTTACTTTGAAGAAAATGGCTGCATATTGCGTTCAGTAGCTGATGGAG ACAAAGGAAGTGCTGAAGTTTTACTTAGTACTGAAGATCTTTGTTTTCATGATGCCTTCATTCAACGCCTCAGAATTTCTCCTGATGAAAGGTATATGGCTACCAGCATTAAAAGCTCAAATTCTGAAGAGTCAACCTGTATTATTATGAAACTTGATAAGTTACCCGTGATAGAAAGAATTATCCCAAATGTGTTTAGCTTTG aatgGGCTACAAATAATGTTCTGTTTTACACCAGTCAAGAAAACCTCGTATGCCATAATGTGTTTCTGACCACTTTGACTAATACAAAACATACTGAGCTAGTTTACACAGAACAAGATCCAAG ATTTTTTGTGGATATATGTTGCACAAAGGATAGGCGTTTTCTCACTATCAACAGTAACAGCAAGACTACCTCTGAAGTTTGGTTGGTTGATTGTAGCCATCCTTTTAAATCACCTGTTCTTGTACAACAGCGAACAAAAGGGGTTATTTACCATATTGAGCACAGAAATGATGAATTATATATTCTTACTACATATGGACAACCTGCAGAATACAAG CTGATGAAGACACCACTTGGTTCCTGTGGCATGGAAAACTGGCAGTCTGTTTACACACTGAAAGAAAAGACTAAGCTAATAGACATGGAGATGTTCAAAGATCAGTGTGTGATGTTTCTGAAATACTACAATCATCTTTATTTAAATGTGATTTCTCTTGGTTCTCACTCTGTTCAGTCTGTTGAG CTACCTGCCTGGGCCTGTGCATTTGAATTGGAACCCCATCCTGAGTACAACACCAGCACTTGCTATTTTCAGCTTGCCTCCCCTGTTCAGCCCCCTAAACGTTTTGCATATTCATTGGTGGAAAACCATCTCATTGAGCAAGTTGAGCAAGAGGTACCAATTACACTGAATTGTCACACTGTACATTTAACAGCTAAAAGCAAG GATGAAACTTTGGTGCCAATTACAGTTTTTCATAATACAGATTCTAAAGAGCTACACAGGAAACCACTTCTAGTTCATGTATATGGAGCTTATGGCATAGATTTGAACATGAGCTTTAAAGCTGAGAATTTGATGTTAATTGACAATGGTTGGATATTAGCATATTGCCATGTTAG GGGTGGAGGAGAGTTAGGCCTTGGCTGGCACAGAGATGGATGTAAGCATAATAAACTCAATGGTTTCTATGACCTAAAGGCTTGCATGATGCTGCTGCATGAAGTAGGATTTTCTCAGCCAAAGTATACAGCTCTAACAggtgccagtgcaggaggagttCTTGCTGGAGCCCTTTGCAATGCTGACCCAGAACTCTTCGGAGCCATGGTCTTACAG gccccTTTCTTGGATGTTTTAAATACAATGTTGGATATTCATCTCCCACTGACAGTTGAAGAACAGGAAGAATGGGGAGACCCTTTAACAGACGATAAATACATGGAGTATATTAAGAGTTACTGTCCATATCATAATATTAAGCCACAG CATTATCCTTCAGTCTTAATCACAGCTTATGAAAATGATGAACGAATACCACTGACAGGAGTATTAAGATATATTCATAAACTCAGAAAAGCTGTAATGGATCATGCTAGCAGTAAATATAAGCAAG AAATTGCAAGTATGATAGTTTCCAGAGACATAACTGGTCCTTCCCCATGCATCCCACCCCAACC
- the PREPL gene encoding prolyl endopeptidase-like isoform X6: MLRPLLRALHVQLRSPARPCRINCAGLRGQDLLKSEQENWKVMSARYKDMAEKIKQKLEVFYDKYTFNQDRPMTKEVLKFYLVLKIFVFMMPSFNASEFLLMKEWATNNVLFYTSQENLVCHNVFLTTLTNTKHTELVYTEQDPRFFVDICCTKDRRFLTINSNSKTTSEVWLVDCSHPFKSPVLVQQRTKGVIYHIEHRNDELYILTTYGQPAEYKLMKTPLGSCGMENWQSVYTLKEKTKLIDMEMFKDQCVMFLKYYNHLYLNVISLGSHSVQSVELPAWACAFELEPHPEYNTSTCYFQLASPVQPPKRFAYSLVENHLIEQVEQEVPITLNCHTVHLTAKSKDETLVPITVFHNTDSKELHRKPLLVHVYGAYGIDLNMSFKAENLMLIDNGWILAYCHVRGGGELGLGWHRDGCKHNKLNGFYDLKACMMLLHEVGFSQPKYTALTGASAGGVLAGALCNADPELFGAMVLQAPFLDVLNTMLDIHLPLTVEEQEEWGDPLTDDKYMEYIKSYCPYHNIKPQHYPSVLITAYENDERIPLTGVLRYIHKLRKAVMDHASSKYKQEIASMIVSRDITGPSPCIPPQPREDVTIAGTGSPAPNIILNVQTGGSHCAPSWEDLLNEVAGHLAFLHRELKLEGK; this comes from the exons ATGTTGCGACCCCTGCTCCGCGCGCTGCACGTGCAGCtgcgctcgcccgcccgcccctGCCGCATCAACTGCGCGGGGCTCCGCGGCCAG GATCTTCTAAAATCAGAGCAGGAAAACTGGAAAGTAATGTCAGCAAGATATAAGGATATGGCAGAAAAAATCAAACAGAAATTAGAAGTATTCTATGACAAGTATACATTCAATCAAGACCGCCCAATG ACAAAGGAAGTGCTGAAGTTTTACTTAGTACTGAAGATCTTTGTTTTCATGATGCCTTCATTCAACGCCTCAGAATTTCTCCTGATGAAAG aatgGGCTACAAATAATGTTCTGTTTTACACCAGTCAAGAAAACCTCGTATGCCATAATGTGTTTCTGACCACTTTGACTAATACAAAACATACTGAGCTAGTTTACACAGAACAAGATCCAAG ATTTTTTGTGGATATATGTTGCACAAAGGATAGGCGTTTTCTCACTATCAACAGTAACAGCAAGACTACCTCTGAAGTTTGGTTGGTTGATTGTAGCCATCCTTTTAAATCACCTGTTCTTGTACAACAGCGAACAAAAGGGGTTATTTACCATATTGAGCACAGAAATGATGAATTATATATTCTTACTACATATGGACAACCTGCAGAATACAAG CTGATGAAGACACCACTTGGTTCCTGTGGCATGGAAAACTGGCAGTCTGTTTACACACTGAAAGAAAAGACTAAGCTAATAGACATGGAGATGTTCAAAGATCAGTGTGTGATGTTTCTGAAATACTACAATCATCTTTATTTAAATGTGATTTCTCTTGGTTCTCACTCTGTTCAGTCTGTTGAG CTACCTGCCTGGGCCTGTGCATTTGAATTGGAACCCCATCCTGAGTACAACACCAGCACTTGCTATTTTCAGCTTGCCTCCCCTGTTCAGCCCCCTAAACGTTTTGCATATTCATTGGTGGAAAACCATCTCATTGAGCAAGTTGAGCAAGAGGTACCAATTACACTGAATTGTCACACTGTACATTTAACAGCTAAAAGCAAG GATGAAACTTTGGTGCCAATTACAGTTTTTCATAATACAGATTCTAAAGAGCTACACAGGAAACCACTTCTAGTTCATGTATATGGAGCTTATGGCATAGATTTGAACATGAGCTTTAAAGCTGAGAATTTGATGTTAATTGACAATGGTTGGATATTAGCATATTGCCATGTTAG GGGTGGAGGAGAGTTAGGCCTTGGCTGGCACAGAGATGGATGTAAGCATAATAAACTCAATGGTTTCTATGACCTAAAGGCTTGCATGATGCTGCTGCATGAAGTAGGATTTTCTCAGCCAAAGTATACAGCTCTAACAggtgccagtgcaggaggagttCTTGCTGGAGCCCTTTGCAATGCTGACCCAGAACTCTTCGGAGCCATGGTCTTACAG gccccTTTCTTGGATGTTTTAAATACAATGTTGGATATTCATCTCCCACTGACAGTTGAAGAACAGGAAGAATGGGGAGACCCTTTAACAGACGATAAATACATGGAGTATATTAAGAGTTACTGTCCATATCATAATATTAAGCCACAG CATTATCCTTCAGTCTTAATCACAGCTTATGAAAATGATGAACGAATACCACTGACAGGAGTATTAAGATATATTCATAAACTCAGAAAAGCTGTAATGGATCATGCTAGCAGTAAATATAAGCAAG AAATTGCAAGTATGATAGTTTCCAGAGACATAACTGGTCCTTCCCCATGCATCCCACCCCAACC
- the PREPL gene encoding prolyl endopeptidase-like isoform X5 encodes MSARYKDMAEKIKQKLEVFYDKYTFNQDRPMIRFGNFVYFEENGCILRSVADGDKGSAEVLLSTEDLCFHDAFIQRLRISPDERYMATSIKSSNSEESTCIIMKLDKLPVIERIIPNVFSFEWATNNVLFYTSQENLVCHNVFLTTLTNTKHTELVYTEQDPRFFVDICCTKDRRFLTINSNSKTTSEVWLVDCSHPFKSPVLVQQRTKGVIYHIEHRNDELYILTTYGQPAEYKLMKTPLGSCGMENWQSVYTLKEKTKLIDMEMFKDQCVMFLKYYNHLYLNVISLGSHSVQSVELPAWACAFELEPHPEYNTSTCYFQLASPVQPPKRFAYSLVENHLIEQVEQEVPITLNCHTVHLTAKSKDETLVPITVFHNTDSKELHRKPLLVHVYGAYGIDLNMSFKAENLMLIDNGWILAYCHVRGGGELGLGWHRDGCKHNKLNGFYDLKACMMLLHEVGFSQPKYTALTGASAGGVLAGALCNADPELFGAMVLQAPFLDVLNTMLDIHLPLTVEEQEEWGDPLTDDKYMEYIKSYCPYHNIKPQHYPSVLITAYENDERIPLTGVLRYIHKLRKAVMDHASSKYKQEIASMIVSRDITGPSPCIPPQPREDVTIAGTGSPAPNIILNVQTGGSHCAPSWEDLLNEVAGHLAFLHRELKLEGK; translated from the exons ATGTCAGCAAGATATAAGGATATGGCAGAAAAAATCAAACAGAAATTAGAAGTATTCTATGACAAGTATACATTCAATCAAGACCGCCCAATG ATTAGATTTGGGAATTTTGTTTACTTTGAAGAAAATGGCTGCATATTGCGTTCAGTAGCTGATGGAG ACAAAGGAAGTGCTGAAGTTTTACTTAGTACTGAAGATCTTTGTTTTCATGATGCCTTCATTCAACGCCTCAGAATTTCTCCTGATGAAAGGTATATGGCTACCAGCATTAAAAGCTCAAATTCTGAAGAGTCAACCTGTATTATTATGAAACTTGATAAGTTACCCGTGATAGAAAGAATTATCCCAAATGTGTTTAGCTTTG aatgGGCTACAAATAATGTTCTGTTTTACACCAGTCAAGAAAACCTCGTATGCCATAATGTGTTTCTGACCACTTTGACTAATACAAAACATACTGAGCTAGTTTACACAGAACAAGATCCAAG ATTTTTTGTGGATATATGTTGCACAAAGGATAGGCGTTTTCTCACTATCAACAGTAACAGCAAGACTACCTCTGAAGTTTGGTTGGTTGATTGTAGCCATCCTTTTAAATCACCTGTTCTTGTACAACAGCGAACAAAAGGGGTTATTTACCATATTGAGCACAGAAATGATGAATTATATATTCTTACTACATATGGACAACCTGCAGAATACAAG CTGATGAAGACACCACTTGGTTCCTGTGGCATGGAAAACTGGCAGTCTGTTTACACACTGAAAGAAAAGACTAAGCTAATAGACATGGAGATGTTCAAAGATCAGTGTGTGATGTTTCTGAAATACTACAATCATCTTTATTTAAATGTGATTTCTCTTGGTTCTCACTCTGTTCAGTCTGTTGAG CTACCTGCCTGGGCCTGTGCATTTGAATTGGAACCCCATCCTGAGTACAACACCAGCACTTGCTATTTTCAGCTTGCCTCCCCTGTTCAGCCCCCTAAACGTTTTGCATATTCATTGGTGGAAAACCATCTCATTGAGCAAGTTGAGCAAGAGGTACCAATTACACTGAATTGTCACACTGTACATTTAACAGCTAAAAGCAAG GATGAAACTTTGGTGCCAATTACAGTTTTTCATAATACAGATTCTAAAGAGCTACACAGGAAACCACTTCTAGTTCATGTATATGGAGCTTATGGCATAGATTTGAACATGAGCTTTAAAGCTGAGAATTTGATGTTAATTGACAATGGTTGGATATTAGCATATTGCCATGTTAG GGGTGGAGGAGAGTTAGGCCTTGGCTGGCACAGAGATGGATGTAAGCATAATAAACTCAATGGTTTCTATGACCTAAAGGCTTGCATGATGCTGCTGCATGAAGTAGGATTTTCTCAGCCAAAGTATACAGCTCTAACAggtgccagtgcaggaggagttCTTGCTGGAGCCCTTTGCAATGCTGACCCAGAACTCTTCGGAGCCATGGTCTTACAG gccccTTTCTTGGATGTTTTAAATACAATGTTGGATATTCATCTCCCACTGACAGTTGAAGAACAGGAAGAATGGGGAGACCCTTTAACAGACGATAAATACATGGAGTATATTAAGAGTTACTGTCCATATCATAATATTAAGCCACAG CATTATCCTTCAGTCTTAATCACAGCTTATGAAAATGATGAACGAATACCACTGACAGGAGTATTAAGATATATTCATAAACTCAGAAAAGCTGTAATGGATCATGCTAGCAGTAAATATAAGCAAG AAATTGCAAGTATGATAGTTTCCAGAGACATAACTGGTCCTTCCCCATGCATCCCACCCCAACC